A segment of the Gemmatimonadaceae bacterium genome:
GCGGGTGGGCGGGATCGCGGTGACGGGGCAGGCGGAGGCGGCGAAATGAAGCGCGCGGGCGCCTGAGGGCTCCCGCGCGCTCGGTCCTACCGTCCTACCGTCCCAGGGTCAGATATCCAGATTCCGCACGAACTTCGCGTTCGCTTCGATGAACAGGCGCCGCGGCTCGACCTCGTCGCCCATGAGCGTCTGGAACATCTGGTCGGCCAGCACCGAATCCTCGATGTTGACCTTGAGCAGCGTGCGCTTCTCGGGATCCATCGTCGTGTCGAACAGCTGGTCGGCGTTCATCTCGCCCAGGCCCTTGTAGCGCTGCACGTTCACCGACGTCTTGCCCTCGCCGTTGCCCAGCCGCTTGATGAGGTCGTCGCGCTCCTTCTCGTCGAACGCGTAGTACTCCTCCTTGCCCTTGGCCACGCGATACAGCGGCGGCTGCGCGATGTACACGAACCCGGCCTCGATCAGCTCCGGCATCTGCCGGTAGAAGAAGGTGAGGAGCAGGGTGCGGATGTGCGCGCCGTCCACGTCGGCGTCGGTCATGATGATGATCTTGTGGTAGCGCGCCGATTCGAGGGTGAACTCTTCCTTGATGCCGGCGCCCACCGCGGTGATGATGGTCCGGATCTCCTCGTTGGACAGCACCTTGTCGATGCGCGCCTTCTCCACGTTGATGATCTTGCCGCGCAACGGCAGGATGGCCTGGAACTCGCGCTTGCGCCCCTGCTTGGCCGAGCCGCCGGCCGAGTCGCCCTCCACGAGGTAGAGCTCGCAGAGCGCGGGGTCGGTGAGCGAGCAGTCGGCGAGCTTGCCGGGCAGGTTGCCCACGTCGAGCGCCGACTTGCGGCGCGTGAGGTCGCGCGCCTTGCGCGCCGCCTCGCGCGCCCGGGCCGCCGACACCGCCTTCTCGACGATGATGTTGGCCGTGCGCGGGTGCTCCTCGAGGTAGTTGGACAACCACTCGCCCACCTCCGTCTTCACCGCGCTCTCCACTTCGGAGTTGCCGAGCTTGGTCTTGGTCTGGCCCTCGAACTGCGGCTCGCGGACCTTGACCGAGAGCACGGCGGTGAGCCCCTCGCGCGCGTCCTCGCCGGACAGCGAGAAGTCGGCCTTCTTGAGGAAGTTGCCCTTCTGCGCGTACGAATTGATCACCCGCGTGAGCGCGGCCTTGAACCCCGTGAGGTGCGTGCCGCCCTCGTGCGTGTTGATGTTGTTGACGAACGAGAACGTGGTGTCGTTGTACCCGTCGTTGTACTGGAGCGCGAGTTCGATCCCGATGTCGTCCTTGCTCGTGTCCAGGTACAGCACCTCGGGGTGCAGGTTCTTGCGCGCCGCGTTCAGGTGCTGCACGAATTCCTTGAGGCCGCCCTTGGCGTGGAAGGTCTCGGCGCGCTCCTGGCCCGGCCGCTCGTCCTTGAGCGCGATCACCACGCCCTTGTTCAGGAACGACAGCTCGCGCAGCCGCAGGGCCAGCGTCTCGTAGCGGTAGACCAGTTCGGTGAAGATCTGCGGGTCGGGCTTGAACCACACCGTGGTGCCCGTCTCATTCTTGGGCACGTCGCGCAGCACCTTGAGCTGGGTGTGCGTGTCGCCGCGCCGGAAGTCCATGTAGTGCTCCTTCCCGTCGCGCTTCACCCACACCTTCAGATCTTCGCTCAGCGCGTTCACCACCGACACGCCCACGCCGTGCAGGCCGCCCGACACCTTGTACGAACTCTTGTCGAACTTGCCGCCGGCGTGCAGCACCGTCATCGCCAACTCGACGCCGGGAATCTTCTCGATGGGATGGATGTCCACCGGAATGCCGCGCCCGTTGTCCGACACGGTGATCGAGTTGTCGGCGTGGATGGCCACCGCGATGTCGTCCGCGTAGCCCGCCAGCGCTTCGTCGATCGAGTTGTCCACCACCTCGTAGACCAGATGGTGCAGGCCGCGCTCCGAGGTCGAACCGATGTACATCCCGGGACGTTTGCGAACCGCCTCCAGCCCCTTGAGAACCTGAATCTGGCCGGCGTCGTACCGCGCTCCGGACTGGTCCGCTGATGTGCTCATGGCCCCTCGGTTTCGCGCTGAATTGTGTCCCGAACAAAGGCCGAAACTCCGGCCGCTCTCCAATCCGCGAAATCTAACGAATTTCGGCCCCGATCGCAACTCAAAACATCGCTTTTAAGTCGTCGTGGCACAACTGCTTAGCGCACCAGCCGCCACCGGATCCGGTCCACCTTCGCTCGGCCCGATTTCTCGTTGATCACGCGCAGCAGTTCCAGCTCCATCATCGCCAACTCCGTCATCCACGCGGCGTTGGTGACCGCCACCGTCAACACCCCCTGCCGCGAGATCGAAATCGGCTGCGCCACCTTCGCGATGTCCTTGCCCACGATCGACGCCCAGTCGGTGATCACCACCGCCTGTTCCAGCCGCGCCTTGAGCCCGCTCTCGTCGAGCACGCCCGGCAACAGCTCGCTCAGCCGCGTCGGCTTGCCGCGCTTGCGTTCCGTCACGCCGCCTCCCAGCACCGCATCGTCCCCGCTTCCACCCGCGTCCGCGCCAGCCGCGTGAACTCGCGCGGAATGTCGGTCTCGCGCGGCACGGTGAGCACGGTCTGTCCGATCCCGGCGCCGGAGAGCAGCGCCAGGATCCGCGCCGCGCGCCGCGCGTCCAACTCCGCGAACGGATCGTCCAGCAGCAGCAGCGGCGCGGCGCCGCACGCGTCGCGCAGCGTCTCCCACTCCAGCATCCGCAGCGCGATCGCC
Coding sequences within it:
- the gyrB gene encoding DNA topoisomerase (ATP-hydrolyzing) subunit B translates to MSTSADQSGARYDAGQIQVLKGLEAVRKRPGMYIGSTSERGLHHLVYEVVDNSIDEALAGYADDIAVAIHADNSITVSDNGRGIPVDIHPIEKIPGVELAMTVLHAGGKFDKSSYKVSGGLHGVGVSVVNALSEDLKVWVKRDGKEHYMDFRRGDTHTQLKVLRDVPKNETGTTVWFKPDPQIFTELVYRYETLALRLRELSFLNKGVVIALKDERPGQERAETFHAKGGLKEFVQHLNAARKNLHPEVLYLDTSKDDIGIELALQYNDGYNDTTFSFVNNINTHEGGTHLTGFKAALTRVINSYAQKGNFLKKADFSLSGEDAREGLTAVLSVKVREPQFEGQTKTKLGNSEVESAVKTEVGEWLSNYLEEHPRTANIIVEKAVSAARAREAARKARDLTRRKSALDVGNLPGKLADCSLTDPALCELYLVEGDSAGGSAKQGRKREFQAILPLRGKIINVEKARIDKVLSNEEIRTIITAVGAGIKEEFTLESARYHKIIIMTDADVDGAHIRTLLLTFFYRQMPELIEAGFVYIAQPPLYRVAKGKEEYYAFDEKERDDLIKRLGNGEGKTSVNVQRYKGLGEMNADQLFDTTMDPEKRTLLKVNIEDSVLADQMFQTLMGDEVEPRRLFIEANAKFVRNLDI
- a CDS encoding DUF721 domain-containing protein: MTERKRGKPTRLSELLPGVLDESGLKARLEQAVVITDWASIVGKDIAKVAQPISISRQGVLTVAVTNAAWMTELAMMELELLRVINEKSGRAKVDRIRWRLVR